CCGGAGCCGCCGTGCCGGGAGCCGCCGCGCCGTCCTGCCCCGCCTCGCCCGAGCCGCCCGTCCCCGCCAGGCCGGTGGCCCGCGCCACCGCCACCGAGCCGCCCGCCAGCAGGGCGCACGACAGCACGGCCGCGCCAGCCTTCATCCGCGCACGCTTCACACCATCCTCCATGAGCTTCGTCTCCCCCGGTGACACGTGTGAGCGCGGGTGCCTCAGAGCACCACGTCGTCCTTGTCCTTGCGCGGGAAGATGCGGGCGGGAATGCCCACGGCCACGCTGTCGGGAGGAACGTCCTGGAGCACCACCGCATTCGCGCCGATGCGCGAGCGCGCGCCAATCCGCACCGGTCCGAGGATGCGGGCCCCCGCGCCAATCCACACGTCATCCTCGATGACGGGGTAGCCGTTGTCCTTGGCGGTGCCCACGGTGTTGTTGCCGTAGAAGCGGACGCGGTCCCCAATCCTCGAGTCACCGCCGATGACGACGCCCAGGCTGTGCACGAAGTACACGCCGCTGCCGAGCGTCACGTCCTTGCCGATTTCAATCCCCATCACCGCCGTCTGCGTCACGCGCAGCACGTGGTTCACCAGCGGAATGCGGAAGGCGAGCGCCGCCTCGCGCGCGCGGTTGAGTGCGGTGATGCGGTACGAGTCGCTGGTGAGGACCACCTTGGCGATGGACTTCGCGTCCGTGGTGCCATTGGCGGCCTTCGCCAGCTCCAGCGCGTCGGTGATGAGCGAGCCAATCATGGAGGTCCTCGGCTTCATGGAGTCCACCTATTCACCCCGGCCCTGCAGGTAGCGGGCGACCTCGCGGGCGATGCCCGTCCAGCCACCGGCCTCGTTGCGGGCGCCGCGCAGGTACTCCATGCCGTACACCACGGAGGTGCCGGCGAAGGCGGCCTTCTCCAGGCCGAGCCTGTCCGCGGCCTTGGCCACGTTCATCACCGTGTTTGTCAGCCTGCGCGTGGCCTCGGGGGCGACGACGGAGGCGGCGAGCAGCGGGCGGGCCAGCGGGTTGGTGACGAACAGCAGGCGCCACGGGTTCAGGTCCTTCACGTCCGGGTGCTTGCGGGCCACGTGCGTGTCGAACATGCCGTAGCGGTTGGCGCGCTTGAGCCAGCGCTCGAAGGACACGTGGTCGCTGCCGTGCAGCACGTACGCGTCGCTGGCGAAGACGAAGGTGCAGCCGGCCTTCTCCAGGCGGACGCCCAGCTCCACGTCCTCGGACTGGCCCAGCGACTTGTCGAAGCCGCCCACGCCCACGTAGTCGGCGCGGGGGAAGGACACGTTGCCGGTGTACAGGTGGTTGCCGCGGGCGCGGGCGCCGGGGACGGACAGCTCCTCGGCCATGCGGTTGTTGAGGTAGGCGTACCAGCGCTCGAACAGCGGCATGTCGCCAATGGACGGGTCCGGGCGGATGCGGCCGAGCGCCACGTTGCGCGAGCCGGGCGGGTGGTGGGCCAGGTGCCGCTCGAGGAAGTCCGGGGCCACCTGCATGTCGTCATCGGTGACGAGCACCACCTCGCCCCGGGCGGCGAGCACGCCCCGGTGGCGGGCGGCGGCGGCGCCGGCGTTCTGCTGGACTTCGACGCGCAGGGTGTAGGGCACCTTCTGGGCGAGCAGCGGCTCGCGCACGGGCTCCTTGGAGCCGTCGTCGACGACGACGACCTCGAAGTCCTCGGGCGGCAGCGTCTGGCCGGCGAGCTGCCACACCAGGCGGGTGATGAGGGGCAGCCGGTTGTAGGTGGCGATGACGACGCTGATGCGGGGTGTGGGGGCGTCGGGGCGGGTGGCGGAGCTCATGGCTTCTTCTTCTTGTCCTTCGGGGCCCGGGCCTTCTTCTTCTGCTTGGGGAAGATGACGCTGCCCACGAAGCGCTCGGGGCCCACGTACTCCAGCGTCTTGCGGGCGGAGCCGAAGTCCGTCTCCCCGAGCGCGACGGACAGGAGGACGCCGTCGGCGGCGAGCGCCAGGGGGAGGCTTGCGGGGTGGGTGAGGAGGGAGTCGAGGACGACGACGACGCGCTCGCCCCGGGCAACGCGCTCGCGCAGCTCCAGCACGAGGCGCGGGGCGTCGGCGGGGGTGATGCCGGTGGCGTCCTGGAGGTGGATTTTCTGCGAGTACGCGTAGGGAGCGCCGGCCTCGAGGATGGCGGTGGCGGTCTCCAGGGCGGGGGCGCCGGGGTGGGCGGGGACGACGGTGAGGAAGGCCCAGGCGCGGCGCTCGAGCGCGAACCACAGCCGTTGCAGCTCCGGCGACGGCACGGAGGTGCTGTCGGCGGATGCGGCTTCCACGGGATTGGGAGGTGCGCTGGAGTCGGCGGCCATGGGGCGGCGCCCGGTATAGCGCAACGCGTGACGCCGGCCCACCGGCCTGCCCGGCCGGGCAGGGGAGCGGGTGTCCCCAGACCTGCCCCCTGGGATTCCGCGGGGTTCTCCCCTCGCGCCGGAGCCTGCGCGGTGCTCAGCGCCCGGCTGGCCCTCGCTGGGAGCGGGACCTGGAGGGCGGCCGGCGTGGCGGGCCGGCGCGGGCCACCGTGGACATACCCCGGCCACGTCGGGAGGACGGAGGCTGAGCGGTCCAGAGTGCCTGGAGCTCCTCCACGCGGCGTGGATCCGCGGCGAGCAGCATGAGCAGGGCGGTGAGGGAGGCGGAGGGCTCGTGCCCGTTCTTCACCTTGGACAACCACCCGCCAGATACCCCGATGAGCTGCTCCAGGTTCCGCTGGGGGATGTGCGCGCGGAGGGTCTCGATGGCGCGCTCGGCCTTCCTGGTGAGCTCACAGCCATGAGCGGCACGGAGCGCGTCCTCCAGGCGGCGCGTGGTGACGGCGCCCATCCACGCTTCGCCACAGGCGGGACAGGTGGGAATGGGCAGGTCCGAGGGAACTTCCAGGTCGGGTATCTGCAGGTAGCCCATGCGGCGGCCCGGGACGGCCCTGGCCTCGATTTCGCCACGCCCGCACGGGCAGGGGTACCCCACCGAGTCGAACTCCAGCTCCTTCATGGGCAGGTCCTCGCTTCTAGTGCCCGGGGCGCAGCAGCCCTCCATTTCGCTCCATGTCGAAGGCCAGTGGATGCAGCGACAGGAAGAACAGCTGTTCTCCCCGGCGGCCACTCAGCACGGAGAGCTTCACGTACCAGGTGGACACACCCACCTCGTACGTCTCCAGCAGCGCGCGCGGCAGGCGCAGACCGTACTCGTCCGCCAGCGCTCCGTCGGGCTCGGGCCAGCGGCGCGTCCGCCAGAAGTCCTCCAGCCTCAACGTCAGCACCACTGCCTGGGCAAAGGTCCGGTAGTGGCCGAACCCCGCGAGCACGTAGACGTTGAGCGCACCGGCACAGGCAGGCCCCTGATTCAGCTCGAACCGGTCCTCCTCCGCCAGCCGTCGTACTTCCTCCAGCTCGAACCATGGACGCCGCACCCTCCCCTCCCCCAATGTTGGTTTGGACTGAGTCCAAACACAAGTCCCCGGGCCCACGCCTCGGAGCGCGCTTGCTGCCCACCCTCCGAGGCGGCACGGTGGGCAGCAGAGGTCCTACCTCCGGGGTCCGACATCGGGACAGCTCAGCGGTCCCGGTGCGAGGGTCTCCAGTGACATCGGGCAGGCAGGCATGCGGTGACGGCCAGCCGTGTTATGGGAAGTGCGTGCAGAAGATTGGCTACCTGATTCCCGAGTTCCCCGGACAGACGCACATCTTCTTCTGGCGCGAGCTGCAGGCGCTGCCGGGGAAGGGTGTCACGCCGGAGCTGGTGTCCACGCGTCCGCCGCCCGCGCGCATCATCTCGCATAGCTGGGCGCGCGAGGCCATGTCGCGGACCGAGTACCTCGCACCCCCGGGCGCGAAGGGCGCCCTCGGCCTCGCCCGGGCCGCCGCCGAGGTGGCCCGCGCCATGCCCACCGGCTGGGCCCGGTGCCTCGCCTCCATTGCCCGCGCGGAAGGGCTCGACGCCAAGGGCCGCGCGCAGCTGCTCGCCTTCGCCGTCATGGGCGGCCGCCTGTCGGCCCTGGCCCGCGAGCGCGGCTGGTCCCACGTCCACGTGCACTCGTGCGCCAACGCCGCGCACGTGGCCCTCTTCGCCAACCTCCTGTCGGGCCTCTCCTACAGCCTGACGCTGCACGGGCCCCTGGACGACTACGGCCCCAACCAGCGCGAGAAATGGCGCCACGCGAAGTTCGCCTTCGTGATTACCAAGAAGCTCCTCCATGAGGTGAACCAGGAGCTGGCCGGCGCGCTGCCGAAGGACATCGGCCTGGCGCCCATGGGCGTGGAGCTGCACAAGTTCAACCGCTCCGTGCCGTACACGCCGTGGACGGGCGAGGGGCCCCTGCGCCTGTTCTCCTGCGGCCGCCTCAACCCCTGCAAGGGGCACGCGGACCTCATCGACGCGGTGGGACTGCTCCGCGCGAAGGGCATCGACGCGCGGCTGGCCATCGCCGGCGAGGACGAGGCCGGCGGCACCACGTACCGCAAGGTGCTGGAGGCGAAGCTGGCGGAGACGAAGCTCGGCGACGCGGTGACGCTGCTGGGCGCGGTGAGCGAGGACAAGGTCCGCTCGGGTATCGAGCAGGCACACATCTTCTCGCTGGCGAGCCTCCAGGAGCCGCTGGGCGTGGCCATCATGGAGGCCATGGCCATGCGCGTGCCGGTGGTGGTGACGGGCGCCGGCGGCGTGCCGGAGTTGGTGGATGACGGCGTGGACGGCGTCCTCGTCCCCCCGCAGCAGCCCCAGGTGCTGGCCGAGAAGCTGGAGGCCGTGGCGCGCGACGCGAAGGAGGCTTCGCGCCTGGGCGAGGCCGGCCGGCGCAAGGTGGAGACGACGTTCAGCAGCGAGCGCAGCGCGGACATGCTCGCGCAGATGCTCCAGCGTGCCGCCGGGTGAAGCCGTTTCCACTCTGCCTGTGCGTCCGGGGGCCCGGGTTGCACCCTGGTGAACGCCCCGCCCTTGCTGAACTGGCTGGCGCTTGGGGCTGACGCCATGATGTGGGTGTCCTGACCGGGCAGTCCTCCCCGCCCCGGCCGCCGCCGGGCCGGAGCCTCGGGGGGCCGTTGTCAGGGGACCTCGCGTTGATTACCGCGTGGGGTCACAGGCGAGAAAGGAGGCCGTGCCGGTGGAAGCGTCCCAGCAGGTGACCGCGCATGCTTCCGTCGAGGCGGAGGCCCTCACCAATATCCTCATGGTGGACGACCACCCGGCGAACCTGCTCGCCCTGGAGGCCATCCTGGAGCCGCTCGGTCAGCGGCTCGTCAAGGCGTCGTCCGGGCCCGAGGCGCTGCGCTGGCTGCTGCGCGAGGACTTCGCGCTCATCCTCCTGGACGTGCAGATGCCGGGGGTGGACGGCTTCGAGACGGCGCGCCTCATCCGCCAGCGCCAGCGCACCCGCTACACGCCCATCATCTTCCTCACCGCCACCAACCGGGACGAGGCGCACCTGGTGCACGGCTATGCCATGGGCGCGGCGGACTACGTGGTGAAGCCCTTCCACCCGGACGTGCTGCGCTGGAAGGTGGAGGCCTTCGTCGCGCTGTACCGCCAGCAGCAGCGCCTGCAGCAGCAGGAGGCCGCGCTGTGGGAGCGTGAGCGCCACATCCTCGAGCGGCAGAGCGAGCTGCGCTTCCGGCGGCTGGTGGACTCCATGCCGCAGCTCGTCTGGGCGCTGCTGGTGGACGGCACCATCAGCTACGCCAACCGGGGGTGGCTGGACTACGCGGGGCTGACGCCCGAGCAGGGGCGCCGGTGGGAGGAGTACCAGCGCTGCGTCCATCCGGAGGACCTGCCTCGCGTCCGCAAGGCGTGGGACGCGTCGCTGCACACCGGGCGCCCGCTGGAGCAGGAGTACCGGCTGCGCAGGGCGCGGGACGGGGAGTACCGCTGGTTCCTCGCCCGCACGCTGCCGGAGCGGGACGA
This DNA window, taken from Pyxidicoccus xibeiensis, encodes the following:
- the epsC gene encoding serine O-acetyltransferase EpsC — protein: MKPRTSMIGSLITDALELAKAANGTTDAKSIAKVVLTSDSYRITALNRAREAALAFRIPLVNHVLRVTQTAVMGIEIGKDVTLGSGVYFVHSLGVVIGGDSRIGDRVRFYGNNTVGTAKDNGYPVIEDDVWIGAGARILGPVRIGARSRIGANAVVLQDVPPDSVAVGIPARIFPRKDKDDVVL
- the epsD gene encoding exopolysaccharide biosynthesis glycosyltransferase EpsD → MSSATRPDAPTPRISVVIATYNRLPLITRLVWQLAGQTLPPEDFEVVVVDDGSKEPVREPLLAQKVPYTLRVEVQQNAGAAAARHRGVLAARGEVVLVTDDDMQVAPDFLERHLAHHPPGSRNVALGRIRPDPSIGDMPLFERWYAYLNNRMAEELSVPGARARGNHLYTGNVSFPRADYVGVGGFDKSLGQSEDVELGVRLEKAGCTFVFASDAYVLHGSDHVSFERWLKRANRYGMFDTHVARKHPDVKDLNPWRLLFVTNPLARPLLAASVVAPEATRRLTNTVMNVAKAADRLGLEKAAFAGTSVVYGMEYLRGARNEAGGWTGIAREVARYLQGRGE
- the epsE gene encoding exopolysaccharide biosynthesis GT4 family glycosyltransferase EpsE — protein: MQKIGYLIPEFPGQTHIFFWRELQALPGKGVTPELVSTRPPPARIISHSWAREAMSRTEYLAPPGAKGALGLARAAAEVARAMPTGWARCLASIARAEGLDAKGRAQLLAFAVMGGRLSALARERGWSHVHVHSCANAAHVALFANLLSGLSYSLTLHGPLDDYGPNQREKWRHAKFAFVITKKLLHEVNQELAGALPKDIGLAPMGVELHKFNRSVPYTPWTGEGPLRLFSCGRLNPCKGHADLIDAVGLLRAKGIDARLAIAGEDEAGGTTYRKVLEAKLAETKLGDAVTLLGAVSEDKVRSGIEQAHIFSLASLQEPLGVAIMEAMAMRVPVVVTGAGGVPELVDDGVDGVLVPPQQPQVLAEKLEAVARDAKEASRLGEAGRRKVETTFSSERSADMLAQMLQRAAG